Proteins encoded by one window of Salvia splendens isolate huo1 chromosome 7, SspV2, whole genome shotgun sequence:
- the LOC121741748 gene encoding GDSL esterase/lipase At5g22810-like, with the protein MSIKNISSFTIIYIFLVTVANAQPLVPALLIFGDSVVDVGNNNNLQTILKANFPPYGRDFIKHKPTGRFCNGKLASDYTAAFPTNNAAENLGFTSYPTAYLSKQANGKHLLIGANFASGSLGYYDTTAKIYETIPLSKQVELYKEYQKKLTTLVGQSNATTIINGSIHFLSSGSSDFVQNYYINPLLYEKYTPLQFIDILLQSYTKFVQELYNLGARKIGVTTLPPLGCVPAVITIFGEDSNECVEKFNKVAVSFNKKLNSTSQKLQTKLSGLNLVVLDIYQPLHDLVRRPTDYGFFESRKAWCGTGLVETSILCNAESVGTCRNASEYVFWDGFHPTHAANKILSDDLLTAGLSLIS; encoded by the exons ATGAGTATCAAAAACATCTCAAGTTTTACTATCATCTACATTTTCCTCGTTACCGTTGCAAATGCACAGCCTTTGGTTCCTGCACTCCTCATATTTGGGGACTCAGTTGTTGATGTAGGCAACAACAACAATCTTCAAACCATTCTCAAAGCCAATTTCCCGCCTTACGGGCGAGACTTCATCAAACACAAACCAACCGGTAGATTCTGTAACGGGAAGCTTGCTTCCGACTACACTG CTGCTTTTCCTACTAACAATGCAGCTGAGAACCTCGGGTTTACCTCATATCCTACGGCCTACCTCAGCAAGCAAGCCAATGGGAAGCATCTCCTGATTGGGGCTAACTTTGCCTCTGGCTCATTAGGCTACTACGACACCACAGCAAAAATCTAT GAAACGATCCCATTAAGCAAACAGGTGGAGCTATACAAAGAATACCAGAAGAAGCTCACAACACTCGTGGGACAATCCAATGCTACAACCATCATAAATGGATCGATACATTTCCTTAGCAGTGGAAGCAGTGATTTTGTTCAGAACTACTACATTAATCCTCTTTTATACGAAAAGTACACTCCACTTCAATTCATAGACATTCTCTTGCAGTCTTACACCAAATTTGTGCAG GAGTTGTACAATTTGGGAGCAAGAAAGATTGGAGTGACAACATTGCCCCCACTTGGATGTGTGCCTGCAGTTATCACCATATTTGGCGAGGACAGTAACGAATGTGTCGAAAAGTTCAATAAAGTGGCAGTTTCATTCAACAAAAAGCTCAACTCCACTTCCCAGAAACTGCAGACCAAGCTATCTGGTCTTAATCTTGTAGTTTTGGATATCTACCAGCCTCTTCATGACCTTGTCAGGCGCCCTACTGATTACG GTTTCTTTGAATCAAGAAAGGCATGGTGTGGGACAGGGTTGGTGGAGACATCTATACTGTGCAATGCAGAGTCGGTTGGAACATGTAGGAATGCAAGTGAATATGTTTTCTGGGATGGCTTTCACCCCACTCATGCTGCTAACAAGATTTTGTCTGATGATTTGCTGACTGCTGGCCTCTCTCTCATCTCCTAA
- the LOC121742214 gene encoding UDP-D-apiose/UDP-D-xylose synthase 1-like, with protein MASARVDLDGNPIKPLTICMIGAGGFIGSHLCEKLMAETQHKVLAVDVYSDKIKHLFEPSSLPWADRIQFHRLNIKNDSRLEGLIRMADLIINLAAICTPADYNTRPLDTIYSNFIDALPIIKYCSENGKRLIHFSTCEVYGKTIGCFLPKDSPLRQDPAYYVLSEDSSPCIFGPIEKQRWSYACAKQLVERLIYAEGAENGLEFTIVRPFNWIGPRMDFIPGIDGPSEGVPRVLACFSNNLLRREPLKLVDGGESQRTFVYIKDAIEAVHLMIENPSRANGQIFNVGNPNNEVTVRQLAEMMTQVYSKVSGEPPLDAPTIDISSKEFYGEGYDDSDKRIPDMTIINRQLGWNPKTSLWDLLESTLTYQHRTYAEAVKKATSKPATT; from the exons ATGGCGAGCGCTAGAGTAGATCTCGACGGGAATCCGATCAAGCCGCTCACCATATGCATGATCGGCGCCGGCGGCTTCATCGGCTCGCACCTCTGCGAGAAGCTTATGGCCGAGACGCAGCACAAGGTTCTGGCGGTCGATGTCTATAGCGACAAGATCAAGCACCTCTTCGAGCCGTCGTCGCTGCCCTGGGCGGATCGCATTCAGTTCCACCGCCTCAACATTAAGAACGATTCTCGCCTCGAAGGCCTCATTCGGATGGCGGATCTT ATTATAAATCTCGCTGCTATATGCACTCCAGCAGACTACAATACGCGCCCTCTTGATACAATCTACAGCAACTTCATTGATGCTCTCCCCATA ATTAAATACTGCTCGGAAAATGGAAAACGCCTCATTCATTTCTCCACTTGTGAAGTTTATGGGAAAACAATTGGTTGCTTTTTACCCAAAGATAGCCCATTGCGACAG GATCCTGCTTACTATGTTCTATCGGAAGATTCCTCCCCTTGCATCTTTGGCCCCATTGAGAAACAGAGATGGTCATATGCATGTGCAAAGCAGTTGGTTGAGAGACTGATATATG CTGAGGGTGCAGAAAATGGTCTTGAATTTACAATTGTTAGGCCTTTCAACTGGATTGGTCCCAGGATGGACTTTATACCTGGAATTGATGGTCCAAGTGAGGGTGTTCCAAGAGTTCTTGCCTGCTTTAGCAAT AATCTCTTAAGGCGTGAACCACTGAAGCTTGTGGATGGAGGTGAATCTCAGAGAACTTTTGTTTACATCAAAGATGCCATCGAAGCTGTCCATTTGATGATT GAAAATCCATCCAGGGCTAATGGTCAGATATTTAACGTTGGCAATCCTAACAATGAAGTTACTGTCAGGCAGCTTGCTGAGATGATGACTCAG GTTTACTCAAAGGTTAGTGGAGAACCTCCACTGGATGCACCTACGATTGATATAAGCTCGAAAGAATTCTATGGTGAAGGATACGATGACAGTGACAAGAGAATTCCTGACATGACCATAATCAACAGACAACTTG GTTGGAACCCAAAGACATCACTGTGGGACTTGCTCGAGTCGACTCTTACTTACCAACACCGGACGTACGCAGAAGCTGTAAAGAAGGCTACCTCAAAACCGGCAACGACTTAA